A DNA window from Candidatus Omnitrophota bacterium contains the following coding sequences:
- a CDS encoding WecB/TagA/CpsF family glycosyltransferase, producing QDPALMEIISSCDMINADGMSVVWASRLLGKALKERVTGIDLMQRLVERSASRGYALYFLGARKEVVERVVGIYKEKFPDIHIAGYRDGYWREDEEPGLVRDIRDSGAQILFLAISSPRKERFLSRYLAEMNVPFVMGVGGSFDVVAGVTRRAPVWMQKSGLEWFYRFSQEPARMWKRYIPGNMRFIGLVCRELVRARSGAK from the coding sequence GGCAGGATCCGGCGCTCATGGAAATCATCAGTTCCTGCGATATGATCAATGCCGACGGGATGTCCGTGGTCTGGGCCTCAAGACTTTTGGGGAAAGCCCTTAAGGAGCGGGTCACGGGGATAGACCTTATGCAGAGACTGGTCGAAAGGTCCGCGTCACGCGGATATGCCCTTTATTTCCTCGGGGCGAGGAAGGAAGTGGTGGAAAGGGTCGTCGGGATATATAAGGAAAAGTTCCCGGACATCCATATAGCCGGGTACAGGGACGGTTACTGGCGGGAGGACGAAGAACCCGGACTTGTGAGGGATATCCGGGATTCCGGAGCGCAGATACTCTTCCTGGCCATAAGCTCCCCCAGGAAAGAGAGGTTCCTCAGCCGGTATCTCGCGGAGATGAACGTGCCCTTTGTTATGGGCGTAGGGGGTAGTTTCGATGTTGTCGCGGGAGTTACCCGCAGGGCGCCTGTGTGGATGCAGAAAAGCGGATTGGAATGGTTCTACAGGTTCAGCCAGGAACCGGCTAGGATGTGGAAAAGGTATATACCGGGGAACATGCGTTTCATAGGCCTTGTATGCAGGGAACTTGTCAGGGCGCGGTCCGGGGCGAAATGA
- a CDS encoding YggS family pyridoxal phosphate-dependent enzyme gives MDNAMIRRNVKRILTELPAGVTLVAAAKTRTPEEVVAAVRAGAHAVGENYVQEAERAFQAIGHGVRWHFIGHLQKNKVKKAVGVFDVIETVDSPELAGEIDKRCADAGRTMDVLIEVNSGRERQKSGVMPEDVAVLLEEISGLPNIRIKGLMTMGPVTDDPELARPFFAGTRELFDALKGSQGGNVAMEFLSMGMSGSYKVALEEGANIVRIGTGIFGERGR, from the coding sequence ATGGATAACGCTATGATACGCCGGAACGTAAAACGGATATTAACGGAACTTCCAGCTGGAGTTACGCTTGTGGCGGCCGCGAAGACGAGGACGCCCGAAGAGGTGGTCGCCGCCGTTCGTGCGGGCGCGCATGCTGTCGGGGAGAATTATGTCCAGGAAGCGGAGAGGGCTTTTCAGGCGATCGGCCATGGGGTCAGGTGGCATTTCATCGGTCACCTCCAGAAGAACAAGGTGAAGAAGGCCGTTGGGGTGTTCGACGTGATAGAGACCGTGGATTCTCCTGAGCTCGCCGGGGAAATAGATAAAAGATGCGCTGATGCCGGCCGTACGATGGATGTGCTTATTGAGGTCAATAGCGGGCGGGAGCGCCAGAAATCCGGCGTTATGCCTGAGGATGTGGCCGTCCTGCTGGAGGAGATATCGGGACTTCCTAATATAAGGATAAAAGGTCTTATGACGATGGGTCCCGTTACGGATGATCCCGAGCTGGCCAGGCCTTTTTTCGCCGGGACCAGAGAACTGTTCGACGCGCTTAAGGGATCGCAGGGAGGCAACGTGGCCATGGAGTTCCTTTCCATGGGCATGTCGGGGTCGTATAAGGTGGCGTTGGAGGAAGGCGCTAATATCGTAAGGATAGGCACAGGTATATTCGGGGAAAGGGGCCGGTAG